Sequence from the Pedobacter sp. D749 genome:
CTATCAGCACCGTGTATCCAGTGTGTTATATCTTGGATTTGAAGCGTTAGGGCAGGACTTGGAAGGTTTTTGGGAAAAAGACGAGGCAGAAGGTGGCGCAAAAGTAATGATCGGGCCATCAATCAATCTCGAGCCGAACCATTCAAAACTTTCGTTCTCTATTTCGGGCGGACCTGTTTTTTACGCAACTCATAGTCAGGTTATTCCATCTGAGGCCATCCGCGAAATCGGTTCGGTAGCATCGGGCAATGGCTACACCATTAGGGCCCTGGTTAATTTTAATCTTCATCGGTAGTGCTACTACCTTCAATTTAAGAAAAATGAAAAAATCATATTTATTATTACTGCTGTGTTCCTTTTTTATACGGAATGGATTTGCACAAAAGCCAGGCAAAAACGAAAGCACTCAACAGATTTTATTGCCCAATGGATGGAAGCTGAGTCCGGCGGGGCATTCTCTGCAACTGGGCGATTTGCCTTTGAATATGCAATTGAGTGCTTCGGGTAAATATCTTGCTATTACTAACAACGGACAAAGCACGCAGTCGTTGCAACTGCTTGATGCCAAAACAGAAAAGATTATTGATGAAAAAGTGCTAAGCAAATCGTGGTATGGCATTGCCTTTAGTAAAGATGAAAAACACCTGTATGCTTCAGGAGGTAACGACAACTGGATTTTGGATTTTAATATTCAGAACGGTAAACTCGCCGAAAGTGATACGATTAAACTTGGCCCGGTCTGGCCAAAAGGAAAAATCAGTCCGGCGGGGATTGCGGTTAACAAAAACAACAGTAAATTATATACGGTTACCAAAGAAGACAGCAGTTTATACATCATCAACCCTGTTGAAAAGCAGATCCTTAAAAAAATCCAGCTCCCTGCAATTGCTTACAGCTGTGTTTTAGCTGCAGATGAAAGCAAACTTTATGTTTCACTCTGGGGCGGGAAATCGGTTGCGGTTATCGATCTGGATGCTGAAAACATTGAAAGGCTCATCCCTGTAGGCGATCATCCAAACGAACTTTTACTCAATAAAAAAGGAAATACTTTGTTTGTGGCCAATGCAAATGATAATACCGTTTCAGTCATCAATACTTTGAATAATAAGGTGATCGAAACCATTGCCACTACGCTTTATGCTACTCAGTTAACCGGTTCGACCACCAACGGTTTGGCTTTGAGTACCAACGAGAAAACTTTATACATCGCCAATGCCGATAACAACTGTTTGGCTGTTTTTGATGTGAGCAAGCGAGGTGTAAGCCAGAGCCAGGGTTTTATCCCGGTAGGCTGGTACCCAACAAGTGTTAAAGTATTGGGCTCGAAAATTTTGGTGACCAATGGCAAAGGCAATACTTCTATGGCCAATCCACAGGGGCCGCAACCCATTTCTAAGGTAGATAACAGTGGTTACCAGATGGGAAGTACCGCCAATAGCCGGCTGCAATATATAGCAGGATTGTTTAAAGGAACATTATCTTTTATAGATTCACCAAAGCCAGAGCAATTAAAAATATACACCAAACAAGTATATGCCAATACTCCATTTACTGATAAACGTACGATTACTGCCGATGGTGAAGCCGGAAATCCAATTCCGCGAAAACAGGGCGAAAAATCGCCTATTAAACATGTTTTTTATATCATCAAAGAAAACAGAACTTACGACCAGGTACTTGGCGATGTTGCAAAAGGAAACGGTGATTCTAGCTTAACACTTTTCGGGAGAAAAATTACCCCTAACCAGCATGCCTTTGCTGAGAATTATGTGCTGCTTGATAATTTTTATGTGGATGCAGAAGTAAGTGCCGATGGACACAACTGGAGTATGGCCGCTTATGCCACTGATGTAGTAGAAAAGACCTGGCCTACCAGTTACGGCGCACGCGGCGGCAGCACATCTTTTGAAGGAGGTCGACCAGTTACCTATCCAAAAGGAGGTTTTATCTGGGATTACTGTCAGCGGGCAGGCGTAAGCTACCGCAGTTATGGCGAGTTTGGCGATTATGGAAAAGCGAATATTAAATCGCTGCAAGGCCACATGTGTTCTGCGTCGCCAGGTTTTGATATGGACATTAAAGATCAGGTGCGGGTGGATGCCTGGCAACACGATTTCGATTCGTTATTGGTTGCAGGTGTTGTACCGCAGTTTAATACTTTAAGGATTTCTAACGACCATACCAGCGGACAAAAGAAAGGAAAATACTCGCCACAGGCTGCCGTTGCAGATAACGATTTAGCCGTTGGTCGCATTTTGGAACATTTATCGCACAGTAAAATCTGGAAAGAGTCAGTTGTGTTTATTTTGGAAGATGATGCACAGAACGGTCCCGATCATGTTGATGCGCACCGTTCGCCAGCTTATGTGGTTGGTCCTTATGTTAAGCGGAATACACCTGTTCATACGATGTATTCTACTTCTGGATTTTTAAGGACAATGGAGCTTATTTTAGGTTTGCCACCAATGAGTCAGTACGATGCTGCTGCCATGCCACTATACGA
This genomic interval carries:
- a CDS encoding bifunctional YncE family protein/alkaline phosphatase family protein — encoded protein: MKKSYLLLLLCSFFIRNGFAQKPGKNESTQQILLPNGWKLSPAGHSLQLGDLPLNMQLSASGKYLAITNNGQSTQSLQLLDAKTEKIIDEKVLSKSWYGIAFSKDEKHLYASGGNDNWILDFNIQNGKLAESDTIKLGPVWPKGKISPAGIAVNKNNSKLYTVTKEDSSLYIINPVEKQILKKIQLPAIAYSCVLAADESKLYVSLWGGKSVAVIDLDAENIERLIPVGDHPNELLLNKKGNTLFVANANDNTVSVINTLNNKVIETIATTLYATQLTGSTTNGLALSTNEKTLYIANADNNCLAVFDVSKRGVSQSQGFIPVGWYPTSVKVLGSKILVTNGKGNTSMANPQGPQPISKVDNSGYQMGSTANSRLQYIAGLFKGTLSFIDSPKPEQLKIYTKQVYANTPFTDKRTITADGEAGNPIPRKQGEKSPIKHVFYIIKENRTYDQVLGDVAKGNGDSSLTLFGRKITPNQHAFAENYVLLDNFYVDAEVSADGHNWSMAAYATDVVEKTWPTSYGARGGSTSFEGGRPVTYPKGGFIWDYCQRAGVSYRSYGEFGDYGKANIKSLQGHMCSASPGFDMDIKDQVRVDAWQHDFDSLLVAGVVPQFNTLRISNDHTSGQKKGKYSPQAAVADNDLAVGRILEHLSHSKIWKESVVFILEDDAQNGPDHVDAHRSPAYVVGPYVKRNTPVHTMYSTSGFLRTMELILGLPPMSQYDAAAMPLYECFTATPDFTPYKVIQPLIDLDTRNVAVNESSKRSELFNFAKEDAAPDLDLNEVVWKSVRGEQSVMPAPKRSAFVILEKKKKDDDD